From the genome of Jannaschia sp. S6380:
CGGTCCTGATCCGCGGCGACGGGCAGGTCCTTTACACGCTCGCCTCGGTCGTGGACGACACGGATATGGGCGTCACCCATGTCGTGCGCGGGTCCGACCACGTGACGAACACGGCGACGCAGATCCAGATCATGTCCGCGCTGGGTCACGACCACCCGTCCTTCGCGCACCATTCGCTGCTGACCGGCCCCCAGGGGGAGCCGCTGTCCAAGCGCCTGGGCACGCTGTCGCTGCGCGACCTGCGCGCCGCCGGGATCGAGCCGATGGCGCTTCTGTCGATGATGGCGCGCCTGGGGTCGGGCCAGGCCGTCGACCTGCGCGCCACGCCCGAGGAACTGGCCGCCGAGTTCGACCTGTCGGCCTTCGGCGCGGCGCCTACGCGGTTCGACGTGGCCGACCTGACGCCGCTGACGGGCAACTACCTGCAGTCGCTGCCCCTTTCGGCGGTCGAGGACGACATCGCCGCGCTGGGCGTGCCGGCGGAGTTGCGCGAACGCTTCTGGTCGGTGGTGCGCGACAACATCTCGACCCGGGCCGAGATGGCGGATTGGTGGGCTCTGATGACGAAGGGTGCCGAGCCGATGATCGACGCCGAGGACCGCCCGTTCGTGGCCGAGGCGTTGGACCTGCTGCCCGACCCGCCGTTCGCGGACACGACCTGGTCGGACTGGACGGGCCGGGTCAAGGACGCAACGGGCCGCAAGGGCAAGATGCTGTTCATGCCGCTGCGCCACGCCATGACCGGTCGGCGGAACGGCCCCGACATGGGCGATCTGATGCCGCTGTTGCAGCGCAAGCCCCGGATCTGAACCCCGGAGGTCGGCGGGCCCCGCCCGGCGACGTTACAACCGCACACGCCCGGACCGGCCCACGCGCACGATGCGTAACGTGCGCGTCATGTAGCGCCCCACGGCCTTGCCGGATCGGGGTTCGCGGCCCCATCCTCTCCCCAACCCGAGAGGACAGCACATATGCGCACCGAACGTTTCACCTTTGCCGGACATGACGGCAGCGAGCTCGCGGCCCGTCTGGACATGCCCGACGGCCCGCCCCTGGCGACGGCGCTGATGGCGCATTGCTTCACCTGCGGCAAGGACATCCCCGCCGCCCGCCGGGTGGCCGCGCGTCTGGCGGGCC
Proteins encoded in this window:
- the gltX gene encoding glutamate--tRNA ligase codes for the protein MPEPVTVTRFAPSPTGYLHVGNLRTALMNWMIARKAGGTFILRLDDTDPERSRGEYADAIREDMEWLGLTWDREERQSARLDRYMAAADRMRGDGRLYEAFETPGELDLKRKKQLNMGRPPVYDRAALSLSEQEKDRLRDERGGHWRFKLDQSRIEWTDGVLGPLSIDAASVSDPVLIRGDGQVLYTLASVVDDTDMGVTHVVRGSDHVTNTATQIQIMSALGHDHPSFAHHSLLTGPQGEPLSKRLGTLSLRDLRAAGIEPMALLSMMARLGSGQAVDLRATPEELAAEFDLSAFGAAPTRFDVADLTPLTGNYLQSLPLSAVEDDIAALGVPAELRERFWSVVRDNISTRAEMADWWALMTKGAEPMIDAEDRPFVAEALDLLPDPPFADTTWSDWTGRVKDATGRKGKMLFMPLRHAMTGRRNGPDMGDLMPLLQRKPRI